The genomic stretch AAAAAGGAAAGCAGTTAGAAGTGTGGTCATCAAGTCTTAAAATATTTTGGTGAGAATCCTACTCGGCCTTGGACAAAAAACAAATCACCGATCAATGTGAGACTATAAGTAATATAAGAACAGAACCCAAACGCTGGAACTCCTCTGACTAACCCTTCCATCGTCAAGAACCAAGAAAATCTGCAAGTTTCCGCTCCGTTCAACCAATGGCCACAGATATTCACGTCCATGCCGAGATCTGCCGTCGGAGGGCAAACGGGGAAGCATTAATCGGAGGGCACGAGCTCATGCAAAGAGGCGACACCGTTGATAAGTTCACCCGAGTTTGTTACCTCACTCTCGATCGATTCAACTTTCGAAGCAACCTCGAACATCAATTGAAACAGAGATTGCTCCGCCGACGTTATCATGTTATCTTCAGCGATGGCGAAACCCGTCATCGCGTTACCATGGAGCGGCACGAGGTGGACCGCCTCGTGATAAGAGCGGCCGTGGAAGCCGAGAGATTGCTGAGGACCAAGCTCTACTCGCACTTGAGGAAGATACCGATCCGTATGGTCTTGGAGGTTTCTGTCCACCGGAGAGAGCGACAGGAGATGGAGGTGGCCCTCAGGGAATCGATGGAAGTTTCCGATGCCTTCGGAACAGTCCCGACGAGTCGAGCGGCCATTGACGCACTTGAGAAAACAAAGCTCCGCGAGGTTTTGGATTCCGGCTATGATGGGTGCGTGATTTGCAAGGATGAGACTTCGAGCGATGGAGAAGTTGCGCGCATGCCCTGCAAGCATATGTTTCACCATGAGTGTATCGTTCGGTGGCTCAGCGCGAGTAATTTGTGTCCGCTATGTCGTTTTCAGATGCCCACATGATGAGATGATTGTGATTGACTAGTACATTTGATTAGGTTCATGGTCAACGGTTTAATGTTTCCCCACAAATATTCGGAATGATTGTATGGATGACAGTTATAGTCAATCAACGGCAAGAAATTGGATTCATCCCTCTAATTTTGATACCAAAGCGTATGATTATTCTTTCCCTGCTAGACTTCCATATCTTAACACGATTAATTGGTACTTGATCGTAAGCTACCAATCTCTAATTATCCATATAAAGTTATGTTTTTCGAAATTAggggatggtttttttttttcgaaattaggGGATAGTTAGCTAATATGAAAATCGATGTAAATCTTTTCGTGGTTATGATCCTTTGAGCAAATTTTCAAACAGAAAGTAAACTAAATTATTCAAGAGATTTCTTTATATAACTTTTGACGTAACAATTTTCTTTTACGTACCACATACTAAAAAGGAGAAATAAACCTAGAAGGcatttagtttcatttaatcttcctatttttgaaaatgagaaaCTTAATTTTGTAATAACTCTCAAATCAATTTCTTAcgcatttatttaattttgtacACGTGCCTAATGCGTGCCCGATAAAATGAGATATTTTGCACTGAGACATTATTCTAACATTGTTTGTAATGGTGATCT from Rhodamnia argentea isolate NSW1041297 chromosome 2, ASM2092103v1, whole genome shotgun sequence encodes the following:
- the LOC115736292 gene encoding E3 ubiquitin-protein ligase RING1-like, which gives rise to MERHEVDRLVIRAAVEAERLLRTKLYSHLRKIPIRMVLEVSVHRRERQEMEVALRESMEVSDAFGTVPTSRAAIDALEKTKLREVLDSGYDGCVICKDETSSDGEVARMPCKHMFHHECIVRWLSASNLCPLCRFQMPT